The following are encoded together in the Bacillus sp. V2I10 genome:
- a CDS encoding APC family permease produces the protein MEKSFSKSMSKVDVLFLAMGAMLGWGWVVLSGEWVSKAGFLGSIIAFLVGGLLVIFIGLTYAELAAAIPETGGGLVFVLRAFGKRSSFVAAWAVLFGYVSVITFEAVALPTVLDYIYPVQHQVFLWTLGGWDVYLTWALIGSVGAVLLTALNYFGIKPAAIFQSVFTVAIVAVGLLLVFGAIKNGNTANLEPLFKNGAGGTMAVLVMIPFLFVGFDVIPQVASEINAPPKIIGRILIISIITSVVFYLFIVFGVSTGLTESQINSSQLATADAMVNLFGNQWFGTILVLGGVAGIVTSWNAFIIGGSRILYAMAIRDMIPKWFAHIHPKYKTPTNAILFLGVLAFIAPFLGRPALVWIVNAGGVGIVVGYLIVSIAFLKLRKTEPNLERPYKVKYWKTAGTLAIILSLVFLSFYLPGMPSALVWPMEWIILAVWCLIGAALYFTSLKENRKEMNTNAGIIQSK, from the coding sequence ATGGAGAAAAGTTTTTCGAAGTCAATGTCGAAGGTAGATGTTTTATTTTTAGCCATGGGTGCCATGCTGGGATGGGGATGGGTTGTTCTTTCAGGTGAATGGGTATCTAAAGCCGGATTTTTAGGAAGCATCATAGCCTTTTTGGTTGGCGGGCTATTAGTTATTTTCATTGGCTTAACTTATGCAGAGCTTGCAGCAGCTATTCCAGAAACCGGCGGAGGATTGGTTTTCGTCTTGCGTGCTTTTGGGAAGCGGAGTTCATTTGTAGCTGCCTGGGCCGTTTTATTTGGTTATGTTTCTGTTATCACCTTCGAAGCCGTCGCGCTTCCTACCGTTTTAGATTATATTTATCCCGTGCAGCATCAAGTATTTCTTTGGACATTGGGGGGATGGGATGTTTACTTAACCTGGGCCCTGATTGGATCTGTTGGTGCTGTTCTTTTAACGGCTTTAAATTACTTTGGGATAAAACCGGCAGCCATTTTCCAGTCTGTTTTTACTGTTGCCATTGTCGCGGTTGGACTCCTATTAGTATTTGGAGCCATTAAAAATGGGAATACAGCTAACCTTGAGCCTCTTTTTAAGAACGGAGCGGGAGGTACGATGGCCGTATTGGTTATGATTCCATTCTTATTCGTTGGCTTTGATGTCATTCCGCAGGTCGCTTCTGAAATTAACGCTCCACCGAAGATTATTGGCCGTATCTTGATCATTTCAATTATCACTTCGGTCGTTTTTTATTTATTTATAGTATTTGGGGTTTCAACGGGGTTAACAGAGTCACAGATTAATAGTTCCCAATTAGCTACAGCTGATGCCATGGTGAATTTATTCGGGAATCAATGGTTTGGCACCATTCTTGTCCTTGGCGGCGTAGCAGGAATCGTCACAAGCTGGAACGCCTTTATTATCGGCGGCAGCCGGATTCTCTATGCGATGGCCATTCGGGATATGATTCCTAAATGGTTTGCTCATATCCATCCAAAATATAAAACTCCGACAAACGCCATTCTTTTTCTGGGTGTACTGGCATTCATCGCCCCTTTCTTAGGCAGGCCGGCACTCGTTTGGATTGTAAATGCAGGCGGCGTTGGAATTGTTGTCGGCTATTTGATCGTGTCTATTGCTTTTTTAAAACTTCGGAAAACAGAACCGAATTTAGAACGTCCATATAAAGTGAAATACTGGAAAACAGCAGGAACTCTTGCTATCATATTAAGCCTCGTCTTTTTAAGTTTCTATTTGCCCGGAATGCCTTCTGCTCTTGTCTGGCCGATGGAATGGATCATCCTTGCTGTATGGTGTTTAATAGGAGCTGCTTTATATTTCACAAGTCTAAAAGAAAATAGAAAAGAGATGAATACGAATGCCGGAATCATTCAAAGTAAATAA
- a CDS encoding NAD-dependent succinate-semialdehyde dehydrogenase, protein MPESFKVNNPATGQMIAEVSIHSEEEIKQSIKKGHESFKSWSRINAHERSRLLKEWSRKIQENKSEIAEVMTLENGKPLKESLGEVDYAASYIDWYAEEAKRIYGRTIPASSETKRIIVSKQPIGLVAAITPWNFPAAMMTRKAAPALAAGCTFIVKPAEDTPLTAIKLIELAHEAGIPKDVIQYVIGEGKEVGDLFTSSEYVRKITFTGSTPVGKSLIKNSADTVKHVTMELGGHAPLIIAEDADLDFAVQQTIASKFRNAGQTCVCANRIIVHENILEDYSQKLTEKVKELKVGNGLDEDTQIGPIINKKGFNKIVSQINDALDKGAKVLTGNQFHASIEQGYFFVYPTVLQNVHEDMNIMQEETFGPVAPILSFKEIEEAVEIANSTPYGLAAYFFTNDYKIGTYLSEHLDFGIIGWNDGAPSAAHVPFGGMKESGLGREGGTEGIEPYLETKFLSIGNL, encoded by the coding sequence ATGCCGGAATCATTCAAAGTAAATAATCCTGCTACAGGGCAAATGATTGCAGAAGTAAGCATCCATTCTGAAGAGGAAATTAAACAATCAATAAAAAAAGGGCATGAAAGCTTTAAAAGCTGGTCCAGAATAAATGCTCATGAACGATCAAGATTGTTAAAAGAATGGTCACGAAAAATACAGGAAAATAAAAGCGAAATCGCTGAAGTCATGACTTTAGAGAACGGGAAACCTCTAAAAGAATCATTAGGTGAAGTCGACTACGCCGCAAGCTATATCGACTGGTATGCAGAAGAAGCCAAACGCATCTATGGCCGTACCATTCCAGCGTCTTCAGAAACAAAACGAATTATCGTGAGCAAACAGCCTATAGGTTTAGTAGCTGCTATTACCCCGTGGAATTTCCCGGCAGCAATGATGACCAGAAAAGCAGCCCCGGCACTGGCAGCCGGCTGTACCTTTATTGTGAAACCTGCAGAAGATACACCTTTAACCGCTATTAAGTTAATTGAACTTGCACATGAAGCAGGGATCCCAAAGGATGTCATTCAATATGTGATCGGTGAGGGCAAAGAAGTGGGAGACTTATTTACTTCCAGTGAATATGTACGAAAAATTACATTTACAGGTTCTACTCCTGTAGGAAAGTCCTTAATCAAAAACAGTGCCGATACGGTCAAACATGTCACGATGGAATTAGGCGGACATGCTCCTCTCATCATTGCGGAGGATGCGGATCTTGATTTCGCTGTCCAGCAAACCATTGCTTCTAAATTCAGAAACGCAGGACAAACATGTGTATGTGCCAATCGTATTATAGTACATGAGAATATTCTTGAAGACTATTCTCAAAAACTAACAGAGAAAGTAAAAGAATTAAAAGTAGGCAACGGTCTGGATGAAGATACTCAAATAGGTCCTATTATCAATAAAAAAGGTTTTAACAAGATTGTTTCACAAATCAATGATGCTCTTGATAAAGGGGCGAAGGTACTTACGGGAAATCAATTCCATGCAAGCATTGAACAGGGTTATTTCTTTGTCTATCCTACCGTATTGCAAAACGTTCATGAAGACATGAACATCATGCAGGAAGAGACATTTGGTCCTGTCGCGCCGATTTTGAGTTTTAAAGAAATTGAAGAAGCTGTAGAAATTGCGAACAGTACGCCGTACGGACTTGCTGCGTATTTCTTTACCAATGATTACAAAATCGGAACCTATTTAAGCGAACATTTAGATTTTGGCATTATCGGATGGAATGATGGTGCTCCTTCTGCGGCACATGTGCCGTTTGGCGGAATGAAAGAAAGCGGCCTTGGACGCGAAGGCGGTACGGAAGGCATCGAGCCATACTTAGAAACAAAATTTCTTTCAATCGGGAATTTATAG
- a CDS encoding PTS sugar transporter subunit IIB — MNILLVCSAGMSTSMLVTRMEKAAAEQGIEAKIWAVSGDAAKEEMKQADVVLLGPQVRFLLKNMKAIAEPQGIPVEVINSIQYGMMDGKAVLETAAGLAKR, encoded by the coding sequence ATGAATATTTTACTTGTATGTTCAGCAGGAATGTCAACAAGCATGCTAGTGACAAGAATGGAAAAAGCAGCAGCGGAACAAGGGATTGAAGCAAAAATTTGGGCAGTTTCCGGTGACGCAGCAAAAGAAGAAATGAAACAGGCGGATGTTGTTTTGCTCGGTCCTCAAGTAAGGTTTTTGCTGAAAAATATGAAAGCGATTGCTGAGCCGCAGGGTATACCGGTCGAAGTCATCAATTCCATTCAGTACGGAATGATGGACGGCAAGGCTGTCCTTGAGACTGCTGCAGGCTTGGCGAAAAGATAG
- a CDS encoding sigma 54-interacting transcriptional regulator: MKRKDLIYSLFKQQSRVSYSAAEISELLQLDRANVSSDLNKLVKEGLLSKSSSRPVVFFLNADRDLGADKLKGSLLDSFQKENRSLRTAIDQAKSAILYPPHGMHTLIFGETGVGKSMFVSIMHKFALEAGRLHETAPFVVFNCADYANNPQLLLGQLFGVKKGAYTGAVEQKGLIEKADGGILFLDEVHRLTPEGQEMLFTFIDGSTYRRLGESENERTAQVLILAATTEDPVSSLLGTFKRRMPMFITLPPLRERSSEERLLLIKRFFTDESIRLGKEISVSTNTIRALLFYPCTSNIGQLKADIQLTCAKAYADYVTNKKQSIHIRSSDLNWYIKEGLFIEKKTKHTLIQMNEQYTFSPTESYSVQSQPSFDHSIYEHIDMKYEELKNRDIDQAELAMLMDHNIQSLFKQYLKQTIQQMSKDNLQKILSAEIVKVSEKIIHLAEKRLNRTFNEKVFVGLSLHLQTLMQRLESHKSIYHPNLTAIREQYRDQFNVAIESMRLVEDTFSITIPFDEVAFLTMFFVVDSDETPSFQTAVFVLAHGNGIAREMAAVTNHLLGNEDVTGIDMPLHESPEEFLQRVKREMQPLNHCTGLLLLIDMGSLAFIGEMIETEFSIPVKVIPMVSTAHVIEASRKASLGYHLDELYEDVKNLTPFYMQTQKEKRSNSKTLKSVILTACLTGEGSAIAIKNILENYLHFNKEIIEILPISIFDRKEMQKMLTNISKERSILCVVCNFDITLPYRTIHVQDILNMKEIKTIQELITHEETYIKMADALQQTLTIDDAGEVITIVRNVLNDLQLQTNTYLNHESLMGIVLHISCMLDRLRKNQPFVSYPDKDAKINEHYLLYLKIRKALNKIEEAYQIAIPNDEVCFIMDFLLKNESSATTEKTSV; encoded by the coding sequence ATGAAAAGAAAGGATTTGATTTACAGCTTATTTAAGCAGCAGAGCAGGGTCTCCTATTCTGCCGCTGAAATTTCAGAATTGCTTCAGCTTGACCGTGCAAATGTAAGCAGCGATCTGAATAAACTCGTGAAAGAAGGCCTGCTGTCAAAGTCTTCATCAAGACCTGTCGTTTTCTTTTTAAATGCTGATCGTGATCTGGGAGCTGATAAACTCAAGGGAAGTTTATTAGACTCTTTTCAAAAGGAAAACCGCAGTTTACGGACAGCCATTGATCAGGCTAAATCAGCTATTCTATATCCTCCACATGGCATGCATACGCTCATTTTCGGTGAAACAGGCGTCGGAAAATCCATGTTTGTATCCATCATGCATAAATTTGCGCTGGAAGCAGGCCGGCTGCATGAAACGGCTCCTTTTGTTGTCTTTAATTGTGCGGACTACGCAAATAACCCTCAGCTTTTGCTTGGCCAGCTGTTCGGTGTAAAAAAAGGTGCCTATACAGGTGCAGTTGAGCAAAAAGGGCTGATTGAGAAAGCAGACGGCGGCATTTTGTTTTTAGATGAAGTGCATCGTCTTACACCAGAAGGACAGGAGATGCTGTTTACATTTATTGACGGGAGCACCTACCGCAGACTGGGAGAATCAGAGAATGAACGGACGGCACAGGTTCTCATTCTGGCTGCTACAACAGAGGATCCTGTCTCTTCCCTGCTCGGGACATTCAAGCGGAGAATGCCGATGTTTATCACACTCCCCCCGCTTAGGGAACGCTCCTCTGAAGAACGGCTGCTGTTAATAAAACGCTTCTTCACAGATGAAAGCATTCGCCTGGGGAAAGAAATCTCAGTCTCAACGAATACCATCAGGGCATTACTCTTTTATCCTTGCACAAGCAACATTGGCCAGCTGAAAGCAGATATTCAGCTGACATGCGCTAAAGCCTATGCCGACTATGTCACCAATAAAAAACAAAGTATTCATATCCGGTCTTCAGACCTGAACTGGTATATCAAAGAAGGTCTGTTTATTGAAAAGAAAACGAAGCACACTCTTATTCAAATGAATGAACAGTACACATTCAGCCCGACTGAGTCTTATTCGGTACAGAGTCAGCCTTCGTTTGACCATTCTATCTATGAACATATTGATATGAAATATGAGGAACTGAAAAATCGGGATATTGATCAAGCAGAGCTTGCGATGCTGATGGACCATAACATTCAGTCTCTTTTCAAACAATATTTAAAACAAACGATTCAGCAGATGAGCAAAGATAACCTCCAAAAAATTCTGTCAGCTGAGATTGTAAAAGTCAGTGAAAAAATCATTCATTTAGCTGAAAAAAGATTAAACCGCACATTTAATGAGAAGGTATTTGTAGGCTTGTCCCTTCACCTGCAAACCTTAATGCAGCGTCTTGAATCCCACAAATCAATCTACCATCCCAATTTAACGGCGATACGCGAGCAGTACCGGGATCAGTTCAATGTGGCCATAGAAAGTATGAGGCTCGTAGAGGACACGTTTTCGATCACGATACCATTTGATGAAGTTGCGTTTCTTACGATGTTTTTCGTTGTCGATTCTGATGAAACGCCAAGCTTTCAAACCGCAGTCTTCGTTTTGGCGCATGGAAATGGAATTGCAAGAGAGATGGCCGCCGTAACCAACCATCTGCTTGGAAATGAAGACGTCACTGGCATTGATATGCCGCTCCATGAATCGCCTGAGGAATTTTTGCAGCGTGTTAAAAGAGAAATGCAGCCTCTGAACCATTGCACCGGACTGCTCCTGTTAATCGATATGGGGTCTCTTGCCTTCATCGGAGAAATGATTGAAACGGAGTTTTCTATTCCCGTTAAAGTTATACCTATGGTCAGCACCGCCCATGTCATCGAAGCATCACGAAAAGCAAGCCTTGGCTATCACTTGGATGAGCTCTACGAGGATGTTAAAAATTTAACACCGTTTTATATGCAGACTCAAAAAGAGAAGCGATCAAACAGCAAGACGCTGAAATCAGTGATCCTGACCGCCTGCTTAACCGGTGAAGGCAGTGCGATTGCCATTAAAAATATCCTTGAAAATTATCTGCATTTTAATAAAGAAATCATCGAAATTTTGCCGATCAGCATTTTTGACCGAAAAGAAATGCAAAAGATGCTGACTAATATATCAAAGGAGCGCAGCATCCTCTGTGTAGTCTGCAACTTTGACATTACCTTGCCTTACAGAACCATTCATGTCCAGGATATCCTGAATATGAAAGAGATCAAGACGATTCAAGAGCTGATTACTCATGAAGAAACGTATATTAAAATGGCTGATGCCCTGCAGCAGACTCTCACAATTGACGATGCAGGCGAAGTCATTACAATTGTGCGAAACGTTTTAAACGATCTCCAGCTGCAGACAAATACATATTTAAATCATGAAAGTCTGATGGGCATTGTTCTTCATATCAGCTGCATGCTGGACCGGCTCCGGAAAAATCAGCCGTTTGTCAGCTATCCTGATAAAGATGCGAAAATCAATGAACATTATCTTCTCTATTTAAAAATCAGAAAAGCGCTCAATAAAATCGAAGAAGCTTATCAAATTGCCATTCCGAATGATGAAGTATGTTTCATTATGGATTTCTTATTAAAAAATGAGAGCAGTGCTACAACTGAAAAAACGTCCGTCTGA
- a CDS encoding 6-phospho-beta-glucosidase, protein MKIVTIGGGSSYTPELIEGFIKRCSELPVSEIWLVDIEAGKEKLEIVGQLAKRMIEKAGLPIKVSLTTDRRLALKGADFVTTQMRIGSIDARILDEKIPLKYNVIGQETNGPGGLFKGLRTIPVILDICRDMEELCPDAWLINFTNPAGMVTEAVLRYSKIKKVVGLCNVPIGMKMHIAKVLNVESGRIQIDFAGLNHMVFGLRVYLDGKDKTAEIIDKLIAEDQQMSMQNIASLEWEPQFLKALQAIPCPYHRYYYKTREMLEQEKEEAAVKGCRGEVVKQLEEDLFELYKDPNLSIKPPQLEKRGGAYYSDAACSLINSIYNNKGDIQPVNVQNNGAITSLPFDSAVEVDCIITKEGPKPIAVGELPVAVNGLVQQIKSFERVAAEAAVTGSYETALLAMTINPLVPSDRVAKQILDEMLEAHKEHLPQFFKEVSYR, encoded by the coding sequence ATGAAAATTGTAACGATTGGCGGCGGTTCAAGCTATACACCGGAATTAATTGAAGGATTTATCAAACGCTGCAGCGAGCTTCCTGTATCGGAAATCTGGCTCGTTGACATCGAAGCCGGCAAGGAAAAACTGGAGATTGTCGGACAATTGGCCAAGAGAATGATTGAAAAAGCAGGACTTCCAATAAAGGTTTCTCTAACAACAGATCGAAGACTTGCACTGAAAGGTGCGGATTTTGTAACGACCCAAATGCGTATCGGCTCCATAGATGCCCGAATATTGGATGAGAAAATTCCGCTTAAATATAATGTCATCGGACAAGAGACGAATGGTCCTGGCGGCTTATTTAAAGGGCTTCGGACGATTCCAGTCATCCTTGATATTTGCCGTGATATGGAGGAACTTTGTCCGGATGCTTGGCTGATTAACTTTACTAATCCAGCAGGAATGGTCACAGAAGCTGTTTTAAGATACAGCAAGATTAAGAAGGTAGTAGGCTTGTGCAATGTTCCAATCGGGATGAAGATGCACATTGCAAAAGTCCTGAATGTTGAAAGCGGGAGAATCCAAATTGATTTTGCAGGATTGAATCATATGGTATTCGGATTGCGTGTATATTTAGATGGGAAGGACAAAACAGCGGAGATTATCGATAAACTGATTGCCGAGGATCAGCAAATGTCGATGCAAAACATAGCCTCGCTTGAATGGGAGCCTCAATTTTTGAAAGCGCTGCAGGCAATTCCGTGTCCATATCACCGCTATTACTATAAAACAAGGGAAATGCTTGAGCAAGAGAAGGAAGAAGCAGCTGTAAAAGGGTGCAGAGGAGAAGTCGTGAAACAGCTTGAAGAAGATCTGTTTGAACTTTATAAAGACCCAAATCTTTCGATCAAGCCGCCGCAGCTGGAAAAACGCGGAGGAGCGTATTACAGTGATGCCGCCTGCAGCTTAATTAACTCCATTTACAATAATAAAGGGGACATTCAGCCAGTGAATGTTCAAAATAATGGAGCGATTACAAGTCTTCCTTTTGACTCAGCAGTAGAAGTGGACTGCATCATTACAAAAGAAGGTCCGAAGCCGATTGCGGTGGGCGAGCTGCCTGTGGCTGTTAACGGGCTAGTTCAGCAAATTAAATCGTTTGAAAGAGTAGCGGCAGAGGCAGCAGTAACAGGCAGCTATGAAACGGCTTTGCTCGCTATGACCATTAATCCTCTCGTTCCTTCAGACCGTGTGGCAAAGCAAATCCTTGATGAAATGCTAGAAGCGCATAAAGAACACCTTCCGCAGTTTTTCAAGGAAGTATCTTATCGTTAA
- the chbG gene encoding chitin disaccharide deacetylase codes for MPHFIINADDFGYSRGVNYGIIDAHTDGIVNSATMMVNMPGVQHAVSLAKEHPELQIGIHLTLTCGRAVSDQVPSLIDDNGYFKIKNDPNKNQNLNVAEVENEWETQIQRFLSFGLTPSHLDSHHHVHSWPVLEQVIMNLANKYDLPVRRFWEGEKEGLQAFSDVFVHTFYGDDLSPDYFNDLKESYQGDIRVEVMCHPAYIDEALLKGSSYCLQRSNELSILMASRRV; via the coding sequence ATGCCTCATTTTATTATCAATGCAGATGATTTTGGTTATTCACGGGGTGTAAATTACGGAATCATTGATGCACATACAGATGGTATTGTAAATTCAGCGACAATGATGGTGAATATGCCTGGTGTACAGCACGCCGTTTCGCTTGCTAAGGAGCATCCCGAGCTGCAGATTGGCATTCACTTAACGCTTACTTGCGGGAGGGCTGTAAGCGATCAAGTACCTTCTTTAATAGATGATAACGGCTACTTTAAGATTAAGAATGATCCTAACAAAAATCAGAATTTAAATGTTGCCGAAGTTGAGAATGAATGGGAGACGCAAATTCAGCGGTTTTTGTCATTTGGCCTTACTCCTTCTCATCTTGACAGTCATCATCATGTTCATTCATGGCCAGTACTAGAACAGGTTATAATGAATCTTGCAAATAAGTATGATTTGCCGGTAAGGCGTTTTTGGGAAGGGGAAAAAGAAGGACTGCAAGCGTTCTCTGATGTATTTGTGCATACTTTTTACGGTGATGATTTAAGTCCGGATTATTTTAATGATTTGAAAGAATCATATCAAGGGGATATTCGTGTTGAAGTCATGTGTCATCCTGCTTATATTGATGAAGCTCTATTAAAGGGTTCTTCCTACTGCTTGCAGAGAAGCAATGAACTGTCTATATTAATGGCATCTCGACGTGTATAG
- a CDS encoding PTS lactose/cellobiose transporter subunit IIA, translated as MSIEQTAFQIILHSGNARSSLIEAMQYAREGNFEEAEACFELAKKELTEAHHSQTGLIQEEARGQKAEVSILLVHAQDHLMNTITVRELTHEIIYLHKKIEEKN; from the coding sequence ATTTCGATTGAACAAACGGCCTTCCAAATCATTCTTCACAGCGGCAATGCACGCAGTTCACTAATTGAAGCGATGCAATATGCAAGAGAAGGAAACTTTGAAGAAGCGGAAGCATGTTTTGAACTGGCAAAAAAAGAGCTGACAGAGGCTCATCATTCTCAAACAGGACTTATTCAAGAGGAAGCGCGCGGTCAGAAAGCAGAAGTGTCCATCCTTTTAGTGCATGCCCAGGATCATTTGATGAATACGATCACGGTCCGCGAGCTGACACATGAGATTATCTATTTGCACAAAAAGATCGAAGAAAAAAACTGA
- a CDS encoding PTS sugar transporter subunit IIC, with amino-acid sequence MMEFIEKYILPGAVKFGNNRHLLAIRDALIGMISITMIGSFAVLFNNLGAAIPPYQKMMVWIFGDTWTTLGGDIWWGTFAFMTVFAVVGIAYKLARSYDDDGFEAMLVALASFFVLVPQVAKVTLTIADKPETGDAWGFISNTYLNSTALFTGIVVSLLATEVFVRLARVKFLVIKLPDGVPPAVARAFAKLVPGMITIFVFGLAGLLFRKAANGMYLNDWLNQVLVAPLTNAADSLPFAILLAFLIHAFWAIGLHGPNILGGITTPLFTQLGNKNIDLAAAGVDDLSKYAVMAGPYFDAFVFLGGSGATLGLLIALLVASKKRKQIVALGMPPGVFQINEPVLFGLPIVLNPIWLIPFISTPIVLTITSYLAIDIGLVHPVVTNIPWVTPPIIGGYLATGAHLSGAVMAGINLVISIAIYLPFVIMQERIDTKKIKEQTAAGNNNLSV; translated from the coding sequence ATGATGGAGTTTATTGAAAAGTATATTCTTCCGGGTGCTGTTAAATTTGGAAATAACCGTCATTTATTAGCGATTCGCGATGCACTTATTGGTATGATTTCTATAACGATGATCGGTTCGTTTGCCGTCCTGTTTAACAATTTAGGCGCAGCCATTCCACCTTATCAAAAAATGATGGTATGGATTTTCGGGGATACGTGGACAACTCTTGGCGGAGATATATGGTGGGGCACCTTTGCGTTCATGACAGTATTTGCTGTCGTTGGAATTGCCTATAAACTTGCAAGGTCATATGATGACGATGGATTTGAAGCCATGCTTGTTGCACTGGCATCATTTTTCGTCCTTGTTCCGCAAGTTGCAAAAGTAACACTGACGATTGCAGATAAACCTGAAACAGGGGACGCATGGGGCTTTATCAGCAATACGTATTTAAACTCTACTGCTTTGTTTACAGGAATCGTAGTTTCTCTTCTTGCAACAGAAGTTTTTGTCAGATTGGCCAGAGTGAAGTTTTTAGTCATCAAACTTCCAGATGGTGTACCGCCGGCAGTTGCAAGAGCTTTTGCAAAGCTCGTTCCTGGAATGATTACCATTTTTGTGTTCGGTCTTGCCGGTTTGCTATTCAGAAAAGCAGCAAATGGCATGTATTTAAATGACTGGCTGAACCAAGTGCTTGTTGCACCGCTTACAAATGCAGCCGATTCTCTGCCGTTTGCCATTTTACTTGCGTTTCTTATTCATGCGTTTTGGGCAATTGGTTTACATGGCCCAAATATTCTTGGAGGAATTACAACGCCTTTATTTACACAGCTTGGAAACAAGAATATTGACCTGGCTGCTGCCGGGGTTGATGATCTCAGCAAATATGCTGTTATGGCAGGTCCATATTTCGATGCCTTTGTTTTCTTAGGTGGATCAGGAGCAACTCTTGGACTATTAATTGCCTTGCTTGTTGCTTCGAAAAAGCGCAAGCAAATTGTAGCCCTCGGCATGCCGCCGGGAGTCTTCCAGATTAACGAACCTGTCTTATTCGGATTGCCGATTGTGCTGAATCCAATCTGGCTCATTCCATTTATCTCAACACCAATCGTCTTGACGATTACATCTTATTTAGCCATAGACATTGGTCTTGTCCATCCTGTTGTTACGAACATTCCTTGGGTTACACCTCCGATTATCGGCGGTTACCTTGCAACTGGAGCCCATCTATCAGGAGCCGTTATGGCAGGAATCAATCTTGTTATCTCGATTGCTATCTATCTGCCATTTGTCATCATGCAGGAGCGGATTGATACGAAAAAAATAAAAGAACAAACAGCAGCGGGCAATAACAATTTATCTGTTTAA
- a CDS encoding acyltransferase family protein, translating to MERNYAIDFIKFFAIFAVVVIHTFPLDSQIGLFILDNLSRFAVPFFFVASGYLFGIKILNTRESVVYFKRYVIKIVKIYVCWLIFYTIYDVLVIYLSDLLKNTYLFPSTIMVSMSKACCICQTMFYLILCHIEHYFVCNKLQLSLNLTFPLTMFIFSSDADRKEAIC from the coding sequence ATGGAGAGAAATTATGCAATAGACTTTATAAAATTTTTTGCGATCTTTGCTGTAGTAGTGATACATACTTTTCCATTAGATAGTCAGATTGGATTATTTATTCTTGATAACCTTTCTAGATTCGCAGTTCCTTTCTTCTTTGTTGCTTCAGGTTATTTGTTCGGAATTAAAATATTAAATACCAGAGAGTCTGTTGTATATTTCAAAAGGTATGTTATAAAAATAGTTAAAATTTACGTTTGCTGGCTCATTTTTTATACAATATACGATGTTCTCGTCATATATCTAAGTGACCTTCTAAAAAATACATACTTATTTCCCTCAACTATTATGGTTAGTATGAGTAAAGCCTGTTGCATTTGTCAAACAATGTTTTATTTGATTTTATGTCATATTGAACACTATTTTGTTTGTAATAAATTGCAGCTCTCACTGAATTTGACGTTTCCTCTCACAATGTTCATATTTTCCTCTGACGCCGATCGTAAGGAAGCTATATGCTGA